The Candidatus Paceibacterota bacterium genome contains the following window.
AAGTAAAACCGATTTCTGGTTTAACCTGTGTTTGATTGACTCTTGGCATTTGATATTCGATCGGATCTTCGATCGTAGAGATATTTACATTTGCGGTATTTAAAATCTCTAGAATCGTATAGAGAGTTGTCGTCTTACCAGAACCTGTTGGACCAGTCGTAAGTATCATTCCATTTGCTTGTCTTGTAGCACCATGAACTCTCTCAAGTGCTTCACCATGGAGACCCATGGATTCGAGCGAAAAACCTCCAGCACTTTCCCTCAATAATCTCATTACTGTTTTCTCACCAAAATATGTGGGTATAATAGAAACTCTGAAAGAAACATTTTCACCATTAAGTTCAATCTTGAACCTTCCGTCTTGAGGCAAACGTTTTTCATCAAGCTTTAGATTTGCGAGAACTTTTATCCTGGCTGTAATACTAGTAGAAGCATTTTTAGGCAAAACCATTGCGTCATGGAGAAGCCCGTCTATTCTATATCTGACAAGCATCTCGTTTTCCATACATTCCATATGAATATCGGAAGCATTTTGTAAAATAGCATGTTTAAGTAAAGTATCTACAATACGTACAACTGGTAAATCTTCTGCCATTTTCTTTAATGAGTCCTCTATAGAGTTTGTAGACAAAGATGATTCACTAAGAGCCTTAAGTGCTTGAATATCTTTCTGAATAATATCACCAAACTCCGCTTTTAGACTTTTCTGATACTGAATAACCGCACTTTTTATGGATTCCGTATCGGTAAGTCTCGGTAAGATCTTGAGACCCACCTTCTTCTTTATAAATTCAACAGCAGCAAGATCTTGAGTATCAAGCATTGCTACCTCAAGAGAGTCTATATTTTTCCTAAAAGCTACAATATTGTGTTTCCTAGCTATAGGCTCAGGGACAAGGGACAGGGTATCTAAATCTATTTTTTGATTTTTTAGATCAACAAACGGTATACCAAAAATATAGGCTTGTGCTCTCCTTAAATCATCTTCCGATATCTTACCTCTACTTACAAAAATCTTCTCTGGAGTTTCGTTTGAATTTGTTTTTTTTATCTCCTTTTCAACCTCATCGTATTCTGACCGGCTTATAAGCCCAGCGTCTATGAGAAACTCTTTTAATTGTTTTGGGTCTGACTTCATCTTAGGATGTTTTATTCCAATAAATTATACCATAGAAATAAAATATTGGTTGTGGAAAAGAGATGCCCCACACCTGCATACAGGTGTGGGGCATCTCTTTTATTTTACAATCATATACTATCTACTGTTCTTGTACGTTTCCTCCAGATACAATATTGGTTGAAGTACTGCATGTGCCTTGAAGGGGTCTTCCGGCTGAATTCTTTCCGAATACGGTTACACTAGCATTCTTTAGACCAACCGTAGTATAGATCTTTGATAGAACCGCGGTATTCCCCGTTAATCCATCTGAACCTGTCCAACGAATACTTGTACTAGCTACAATACCAAGCTCGCTATTAGGATCGGATGGGATTGTGACAATCCAGTTTAAAGGTTTATTCACATAGGTAATGTTCCCAGAAGCTGGAGCAAAAGCACATGTAAATGTTGATGTGGCTAATTCATTTATTGTATCCCAAACGTCTACATAACAATTCGCTGATGTGTCTCTATAATATGGATCGACACCAGAATTGGCTGATATTGTCACATTTTTCCTTATAGGATCAGGGTTTGAGTTAGTATAGGTGGTAGTGGATTGTGCAGGGACATCTGCTGTAGTAATACCTGAACTTGGAGTAGTGCTCCCCATCCAACTAAAGTTATAAGGTTCGACGCCTCCTGCTATCGGAGCAACCCAGACCACCCTGCCAGCAGCTGCGTTCAAGACTGGTATATCGTTTTGTGTAGCATAACAAGAAGCTATCATGTTTGGAGTGCAGTCATAGGTAGCTGTTGCGACTTTCAGTGGTGATATTGCAGAATGGCTGACCGCATTGAAAGCCTGAACTGCATATTTATGAACCGAACCTGGTTCGACAACATCTCTGTATGTGGTACTTGTAGTTGTGGCTGAATTTTCAACATCACCACTTACCGGATTGTATCTATAAATAGTATAGTAAGCGGCATGGGGTATAGAGAGCCAAGAGACATCTATTTTTCCACCACATTGTCCAGGTACAGTAGAAGCATAGGCGCTTGCATTTACATCTGAAGTTATAGGACACATCGGTGCGGCATTTGCTGTTGCAGGACTTGATGGAGCAGAGCTTCCGCATAAGCTAATGGCACTCACTCTGTATGAATGCGATGAGTCTAATGCAACAGAAGTGTCGTTGTAGGAAAGAGTAGCCGAAGAAACTGTTGCTAGAGGATTTGTAGAACCATCTTTGTAGATCTTATACCCTCCTGATGCATTTGAAACTGCCGACCAAGAGACCATTAAACCACCCTCACAAGTAGAGCTAGCAACAACAGACACTGCAGGAACTGGTATGGAAGGACAATTCACAGTATAACTTTCATGTCCTGTCAGACTAGCCCAGTTACTATGATCAAAGTTATCTACGGTTGCTGAATAATTTGCATTATAATCCCCTGGGGTAGCCGATGGATTGAAGGTAACATCTAAAGCATTGTACATTGCATTAGAACTGTATTGATTCCTACTAACTGTCTTAGTCTGACCGGCAACATTCAAAGTAAAAGCCATGCCCCTATTACCACAAGCATTTGCATACGCTCTCACCTGAAGAGTTCTGGCTGTACCAGGATCTGCAGCAACTGGTGTCACTTGCGAAAAAACTCCATAAATACTTCCATCTCCACCGTGATTATATGTGTCAATATTAGCCGCCTTTACACCGCTCGCATATATAAACACGATCGCCAAGATTAATACAAATATAAGAGTAAATAATATTGTGATTTTTCTATTCGGTGATTTTCTTGCTAAGAAGATTACTATAATAGCTATAATTATAAGAAGTATCAGACTTATATTCTTTGCGTTAAAGAAGCCTGCCCAATCTGACTCATTTTGTAGCTTAGAGAAATCCTTAGATAGAATTGCATTATATCTCGCAAGAACCTTATCACCTTTGTATGCTACTGCTTCTACCCTTATGCCTTTAGCCTGTTCTGTCGCTGTAATATTTACAATCTTTTTATCACCAATGTTGAAATCCGTTTTGTCTGTATAC
Protein-coding sequences here:
- a CDS encoding GspE/PulE family protein yields the protein MKSDPKQLKEFLIDAGLISRSEYDEVEKEIKKTNSNETPEKIFVSRGKISEDDLRRAQAYIFGIPFVDLKNQKIDLDTLSLVPEPIARKHNIVAFRKNIDSLEVAMLDTQDLAAVEFIKKKVGLKILPRLTDTESIKSAVIQYQKSLKAEFGDIIQKDIQALKALSESSLSTNSIEDSLKKMAEDLPVVRIVDTLLKHAILQNASDIHMECMENEMLVRYRIDGLLHDAMVLPKNASTSITARIKVLANLKLDEKRLPQDGRFKIELNGENVSFRVSIIPTYFGEKTVMRLLRESAGGFSLESMGLHGEALERVHGATRQANGMILTTGPTGSGKTTTLYTILEILNTANVNISTIEDPIEYQMPRVNQTQVKPEIGFTFANGLRSLVRQDPDIIMVGEIRDNETASLAVNAALTGHLVLSTLHTNSAAGAIPRLIDMKIEPFLLVSTVNIILAQRLVRRLNKNKEKVLLTKSGIESLAKVVDLDRVLELLRKEGIVGKDDGWSKISFYKPRESVDSKDGYSGRIGIHEVLKMTPTIRELAMRGATSQEIEVQAKKEGMITMLEDGIFKAVQGFTTIEEVLRVVTE